From Spirosoma aerolatum, one genomic window encodes:
- a CDS encoding glycoside hydrolase family 32 protein, which produces MTLNVCRLTSLFSNPYRKPPKQLVLAILFIVSGYPLFGQATTQTEPYRPQYHFTPKAHWMNDPNGMVYLNGTYHLFFQYYPNDTKWGPMHWGHATSKDMVHWQEQPIALYPDKLGYIFSGSAVVDVHNTSGFGKKGQTPLVAIFTHHNPELEKKKSDKFQYQSIAYSLDEGKTWTKYAGNPVLQNPGIVDFRDPKVRWYEPQKKWIMTLATKDRVTFYASPDLKKWSKESEFGYNLGAHGGVWECPDLLSLEHNGKKVWVLLVSINPGGPNGGSATQYFVGDFDGKSFKPYSTQTRWMDYGTDNYAGVTFSNTGNRTILMGWMSNWQYAQVVPTSAWRSATTVPRLLQLKEVNKEFYLTSTPVNELDVLNGQRFTEKNITVKGAYDLTRKAKNASGLFRLNLTTQTANDFSIILVNERGNELEIGYDKSANVYYIDRSRSGKIDFEKGFGKRHTAPRLSTDKTLSISLLADVASVELFADGGLTVMTDVFFSDKLMNKLTIKSATGITIPTLNYTQLKSSINTKH; this is translated from the coding sequence ATGACGCTGAACGTGTGTAGACTAACCTCTTTGTTTTCGAATCCCTACCGCAAGCCTCCTAAACAACTTGTTCTGGCCATCCTTTTTATCGTTTCAGGCTATCCGCTTTTCGGTCAGGCTACCACCCAAACGGAACCTTACCGACCTCAATACCACTTCACGCCCAAAGCTCACTGGATGAACGACCCCAACGGGATGGTATATCTGAACGGCACCTACCATCTGTTTTTTCAGTATTATCCCAACGACACTAAATGGGGGCCGATGCACTGGGGCCATGCCACCAGCAAGGACATGGTACACTGGCAGGAACAACCGATTGCTTTGTACCCAGATAAATTGGGCTATATTTTTTCGGGCAGCGCCGTAGTCGATGTCCACAATACCAGTGGATTCGGCAAAAAAGGGCAGACGCCACTGGTTGCTATTTTTACGCACCACAATCCCGAGCTGGAAAAGAAAAAGTCGGATAAGTTTCAGTATCAGAGTATCGCCTACAGCCTCGACGAAGGTAAAACCTGGACGAAATATGCAGGTAATCCAGTACTTCAAAACCCAGGTATTGTCGATTTCAGAGACCCCAAAGTGCGGTGGTACGAGCCGCAAAAAAAGTGGATCATGACCTTGGCGACTAAAGACCGGGTCACGTTTTATGCCTCGCCCGATCTGAAAAAATGGTCGAAGGAAAGTGAGTTTGGCTATAATCTGGGCGCACATGGGGGCGTTTGGGAATGCCCGGACCTACTCTCACTGGAGCACAATGGCAAAAAAGTCTGGGTATTGCTGGTCAGTATTAACCCCGGTGGGCCAAACGGGGGTTCGGCGACGCAGTATTTTGTGGGCGATTTCGATGGCAAATCCTTCAAACCGTATTCAACCCAAACCCGGTGGATGGATTATGGCACCGACAATTATGCAGGGGTGACCTTTTCCAATACAGGCAACCGTACAATCCTGATGGGCTGGATGAGCAATTGGCAGTATGCCCAGGTGGTACCCACATCGGCCTGGCGTAGCGCAACCACAGTACCCCGTTTACTCCAGCTAAAGGAAGTCAACAAAGAATTTTATCTCACTTCGACGCCCGTAAACGAATTGGATGTATTGAACGGGCAACGATTTACCGAAAAAAATATAACAGTAAAAGGAGCGTATGATCTGACCCGTAAAGCAAAGAATGCGTCGGGGTTATTCCGATTGAACCTGACCACGCAAACAGCCAACGACTTTTCTATTATACTGGTGAATGAGCGGGGAAACGAACTGGAAATTGGCTACGATAAATCAGCTAACGTATATTACATAGATCGAAGCCGGTCGGGCAAAATCGATTTTGAAAAAGGCTTCGGCAAACGGCATACCGCCCCTCGCCTGTCGACCGATAAAACTTTGTCGATTAGCCTGTTAGCCGATGTCGCTTCGGTCGAATTATTCGCCGACGGTGGATTAACAGTAATGACTGATGTATTTTTTTCAGACAAGCTAATGAACAAGTTGACTATCAAATCGGCCACCGGTATAACCATTCCTACGCTGAACTACACCCAACTGAAATCGTCTATAAATACCAAGCATTGA
- a CDS encoding ankyrin repeat domain-containing protein → MKIIVNLNWTILGLGILLLTYVLISKKTFGNDPAGQGLANAYSLLGLIILVVLLLANCLPFNWVRITVFVLLCLPIVGMLPQLVLRLSSAVNEAKREQKRFDGRYYFADRDRQNLANAIAIQDVEQVRSLLQLPIPNLSAPGTDHVSVLDYAAMLAITHPDEAVSIAILSALMDQGATIETTDAHHIPTHVRIGRGCTPTLLEWFLKKGANPNARDPENEYAPMLFSTMAAYRGSATEKVQLLLAYGADPNGLYPAQARSWLAGHTVLQAAARQSLWEVCRVLLEKGADPRREGPQHFVFTEYVVHQANLHAQMGTQNESFTTMQQTLQHVLAHTSSKK, encoded by the coding sequence ATGAAAATCATTGTCAATCTCAATTGGACGATACTGGGCCTGGGTATACTGTTGTTGACCTACGTGCTGATTAGTAAAAAAACGTTTGGTAATGACCCCGCCGGACAGGGACTAGCCAATGCCTATTCTCTACTCGGTCTGATCATACTGGTAGTTTTATTACTGGCCAATTGTCTGCCGTTCAACTGGGTGCGTATTACCGTCTTTGTCCTACTCTGCCTGCCAATAGTGGGTATGCTGCCTCAGTTAGTTCTGAGGCTGTCTTCGGCAGTAAACGAGGCTAAACGCGAGCAGAAACGCTTCGATGGTCGGTACTACTTTGCAGATCGGGACCGGCAAAACCTGGCAAACGCTATTGCCATCCAGGATGTAGAACAGGTACGCAGCCTGTTACAATTGCCAATCCCTAATTTGAGTGCGCCTGGAACGGATCATGTTTCTGTGCTCGATTATGCGGCCATGCTTGCCATTACGCACCCGGACGAAGCCGTATCGATAGCCATTCTCTCGGCCCTGATGGATCAGGGAGCTACTATCGAAACCACCGATGCCCATCATATCCCGACGCATGTTCGGATAGGCCGGGGATGTACGCCGACCCTGCTTGAATGGTTTCTGAAAAAGGGAGCGAATCCGAACGCCAGAGACCCTGAAAATGAGTACGCGCCGATGCTTTTTTCGACGATGGCTGCCTACAGGGGCTCTGCTACTGAAAAAGTGCAGCTACTGTTAGCGTATGGAGCCGATCCAAACGGTCTGTATCCGGCACAGGCCCGTAGTTGGCTGGCCGGGCATACGGTGCTTCAGGCAGCGGCCCGTCAGTCGTTATGGGAGGTTTGCCGGGTTTTACTGGAAAAAGGAGCGGACCCACGTCGAGAAGGTCCACAGCATTTCGTATTCACTGAATATGTAGTACATCAGGCTAACCTTCATGCGCAGATGGGGACGCAAAATGAGTCGTTTACGACTATGCAGCAGACGTTGCAACATGTATTAGCCCACACATCATCAAAAAAGTAG